In one window of Acidovorax sp. HDW3 DNA:
- a CDS encoding crotonase/enoyl-CoA hydratase family protein, with the protein MTGLQLQTLSVTLEGAVATVTLNRADKANAMNAAMWQEIRQVFGWVDATPAVRVAVLRAEGKLFCSGIDLAMMMQMPAQIADDCEGRQREKLRRVILDLQDTLTSLERCRKPVLAAIHGACIGGGVDLVVCADMRYASSDASFSIKEIDIGMVADVGTLQRLPKLVGQGITRELAYTGRKLGAAEAQQIGLVNRVFETREALYAGVQEIAASIAAKSPLSIRGSKEMLNYARDHSVADGLNYVATWNAAMLQSDDLMAAMTAGMMKQTPQFKD; encoded by the coding sequence GTGACCGGCCTGCAGCTGCAAACCCTCAGCGTCACCTTGGAGGGAGCGGTCGCCACCGTCACGCTCAACCGTGCGGACAAGGCCAACGCCATGAACGCCGCCATGTGGCAGGAAATCCGCCAGGTGTTTGGCTGGGTCGATGCCACGCCGGCGGTGCGCGTGGCCGTGCTGCGCGCCGAGGGCAAGCTGTTTTGCTCCGGCATTGACCTGGCGATGATGATGCAGATGCCGGCGCAGATTGCCGACGACTGCGAGGGCCGCCAGCGTGAGAAGCTGCGCCGCGTCATCCTCGATCTGCAAGACACCCTCACCAGTCTGGAGCGCTGCCGCAAGCCCGTGCTGGCCGCCATCCACGGCGCCTGCATTGGCGGCGGGGTGGACTTGGTGGTGTGCGCCGACATGCGCTACGCCAGCAGCGACGCGAGTTTCTCCATCAAGGAAATCGACATCGGCATGGTGGCCGACGTCGGCACGCTGCAGCGCCTGCCCAAGCTCGTGGGCCAGGGCATCACGCGCGAGCTGGCCTACACCGGGCGCAAGCTCGGCGCGGCCGAGGCGCAGCAGATCGGCCTGGTCAACCGCGTGTTCGAGACGCGCGAGGCGCTCTACGCCGGGGTGCAGGAGATTGCCGCCAGCATTGCCGCCAAGTCGCCGCTGTCGATTCGCGGCAGCAAGGAAATGCTCAACTACGCCCGCGACCACAGCGTGGCCGATGGCCTGAACTACGTCGCCACCTGGAACGCCGCCATGCTGCAAAGCGACGACCTGATGGCCGCCATGACGGCGGGCATGATGAAGCAGACGCCGCAGTTCAAGGACTGA
- a CDS encoding PadR family transcriptional regulator — translation MSLPHAVLTSLLEKSTSGYDLARRFDKSIGHFWHATHQQIYRELARMEAAGWVEGVVPPDAGKTRKKHYRVLPAGRAELARWAAEPTPPMDLRDAFTVKLRADAVLGEVDLVPELERHLALHQAQLAHYRRIEAQDFPAGQALARAQAIQHMILKKGIRYEEGEIAWGREMLALLLQAENGPDGP, via the coding sequence ATGTCCCTGCCCCACGCCGTGCTCACTTCGCTTTTGGAAAAATCCACCTCGGGCTACGACCTGGCGCGGCGTTTTGACAAATCCATAGGCCACTTCTGGCACGCCACGCACCAGCAGATTTACCGCGAGCTCGCGCGCATGGAGGCCGCTGGCTGGGTCGAAGGCGTTGTGCCGCCCGACGCCGGCAAGACGCGCAAAAAACACTACCGCGTGCTGCCCGCAGGCCGCGCTGAGCTGGCACGCTGGGCGGCAGAGCCCACGCCGCCCATGGACTTGCGCGATGCCTTCACCGTCAAGCTGCGCGCCGATGCGGTGCTGGGTGAAGTCGATTTGGTGCCCGAACTCGAACGCCACCTGGCCCTGCACCAGGCGCAGCTGGCGCATTACCGCCGCATCGAGGCGCAGGACTTTCCAGCAGGCCAGGCCCTGGCCCGCGCCCAGGCCATCCAGCACATGATTTTGAAAAAAGGCATCCGCTACGAAGAAGGCGAAATTGCCTGGGGGCGTGAGATGCTGGCGCTGCTACTGCAAGCCGAAAACGGGCCGGACGGCCCCTAG
- a CDS encoding EAL and HDOD domain-containing protein, whose amino-acid sequence MSFLLDFFRRLLGQRPPAPPPPQVQEAKARQQFETLQQLAPLKNAAPPPEPTPAPAPEASSNTSFICREPVLNRQEQIAGYFFHLQEHLQERLQGKKEQLHKAYDDALLRSLNSLRIHKLLGHRKAFIHISPASLDNPLLALLPAHNSVLMLAPNQQALDGAQLPTQLAALRARGMAHGWVLDRQLLELHPALRTLATQADYVQVHLAEFDGLEIEALRETLSNGRASTLGPLQWIAQELHSFDEFNLCFQGGFGFFMGDFVTSRENWHPPKSEINRLLTIKLLNLLRSDEDLSVIAQQITADPVLTFKLLRYLNSPAFGLAQPVLTIDKALMVLGRERCYRWVSLLLFDIQQGGYRERVLVEQALTRAFFLESLAGQGQLQGAPPEELFILGLFSMLDLLIGHAMDAILQETHLPAPVHAALLGQAGLHRNALLLAQALEKQQFEATKTLADRLQLDSLQVLCLNMEALGQANDIIEIGHA is encoded by the coding sequence ATGTCGTTTTTGCTGGATTTTTTTCGCCGCCTGCTGGGCCAGCGCCCCCCTGCGCCGCCACCGCCCCAGGTGCAAGAGGCCAAGGCGCGCCAACAGTTTGAAACCCTGCAGCAGCTCGCGCCGCTCAAGAACGCCGCCCCGCCCCCGGAGCCCACACCAGCGCCAGCCCCAGAGGCCAGCAGCAACACCTCTTTTATCTGCCGCGAGCCGGTGCTCAACCGCCAAGAGCAAATTGCCGGCTATTTTTTCCACCTGCAAGAGCACTTGCAAGAGCGTCTGCAGGGCAAAAAAGAGCAGCTGCACAAAGCCTACGACGACGCCCTGCTGCGCAGCCTCAACAGCCTGCGCATCCACAAGCTGCTGGGGCACCGCAAGGCGTTCATCCACATCAGCCCGGCCTCGCTCGACAACCCGCTGCTGGCGCTGCTGCCGGCGCACAACAGCGTGCTCATGCTCGCGCCCAACCAGCAGGCCCTCGATGGCGCGCAGCTGCCCACCCAGCTCGCCGCCCTGCGCGCCCGGGGCATGGCCCACGGCTGGGTGCTCGATAGGCAACTGCTGGAGCTGCATCCAGCGCTGCGCACCCTGGCAACGCAGGCCGACTACGTGCAGGTGCACCTGGCCGAATTCGATGGCCTGGAGATCGAGGCCCTGCGCGAGACCCTGAGCAATGGCCGCGCCAGCACCCTGGGGCCGCTGCAGTGGATCGCGCAGGAGCTGCACAGCTTTGACGAGTTCAACCTGTGCTTCCAGGGCGGCTTTGGCTTCTTCATGGGCGACTTCGTCACCAGCCGCGAGAACTGGCACCCGCCCAAGAGCGAGATCAACCGCCTGCTGACCATCAAGCTGCTCAACTTGCTGCGCAGCGACGAGGATCTGAGCGTGATCGCGCAGCAGATCACGGCCGACCCGGTGCTCACCTTCAAGCTGCTGCGCTACCTGAACTCGCCCGCCTTTGGTCTGGCGCAGCCGGTGCTGACCATAGACAAGGCGCTGATGGTGCTCGGGCGCGAGCGCTGCTACCGCTGGGTGTCGCTGCTGCTGTTCGACATCCAGCAAGGCGGCTACCGCGAGCGCGTGCTGGTCGAGCAGGCGCTCACGCGCGCCTTTTTCCTCGAAAGCCTGGCCGGCCAGGGCCAGCTGCAGGGCGCGCCGCCCGAGGAGCTGTTCATTCTGGGCCTGTTCTCCATGCTCGATCTGCTCATCGGCCATGCCATGGACGCCATCTTGCAAGAAACCCACCTGCCCGCCCCCGTGCACGCCGCGCTGCTGGGCCAGGCCGGGCTACACCGCAACGCCCTGCTGCTGGCGCAGGCGCTGGAAAAACAACAGTTTGAAGCCACCAAAACCCTGGCCGACCGCCTGCAGCTGGACTCGCTGCAGGTGCTGTGCCTGAACATGGAGGCCCTGGGCCAGGCGAATGACATCATCGAAATCGGCCACGCCTGA
- a CDS encoding type B 50S ribosomal protein L31, with translation MKEGIHPNYREVLFVDLSNGFKFVTRSCANTKETDTFEGKEYPLFKLDTSSESHPFYTGTQKSVDNMGGRVEKFRNRFAKK, from the coding sequence ATGAAAGAAGGCATTCACCCCAACTACCGCGAAGTGCTGTTCGTTGACCTGTCCAACGGCTTCAAGTTCGTGACCCGTTCCTGCGCCAACACCAAGGAAACCGACACCTTCGAAGGCAAGGAATACCCGCTGTTCAAGCTCGACACCTCGTCCGAGTCGCACCCCTTCTACACCGGCACGCAAAAGTCGGTGGACAACATGGGTGGCCGCGTGGAGAAGTTCCGCAACCGCTTCGCCAAGAAGTAA
- a CDS encoding MATE family efflux transporter, which translates to MSERTTVLRHAATVLAGQLAVMAYGITDTIVAGRHAQASLAALSVGSSIFISVYVALMGVLQALLPVWAEQRGARDSAAIGRSLRQALYLCLGAGLLGVALLLSPGPLLRWTEVPPALQGEVERYLAVLALALAPALLFRVYCTLNQALGHPQLVTWLQVAGLAAKVPLSIWFTFGGAGLPAQGAVGCAWATLVVNTLLLALALYLLRTQNLYQPLALWQRLERPDVAQLAAFLRLGLPAGLSIMVEVTSFTLMALFIARQGLLATASHQIAANITAVLYMVPLSLGIAASARVSYWRGAGDEARAAAVAWMSFRLAALMALALAALLFIARKPLAGLYSSDPAVAALAAALLLWVAASHLGDALQTLCAFVLRSYRVTLAPLLIYCSLLWGAGLAGGYSLAYHGWGPWAGQALPTPFWAANGLALAVTAALFTALLARTLRRQHAGAAPAA; encoded by the coding sequence ATGTCGGAGCGCACCACCGTGCTGCGCCACGCCGCCACGGTGCTGGCAGGGCAATTGGCCGTCATGGCCTACGGCATTACGGACACCATCGTCGCCGGGCGCCATGCGCAGGCGTCGCTGGCAGCGCTGTCGGTGGGCTCGTCGATTTTCATCAGCGTCTACGTCGCCCTCATGGGCGTGCTGCAGGCGCTGCTGCCGGTCTGGGCCGAGCAGCGCGGCGCGCGCGACAGCGCCGCCATAGGCCGCTCGCTGCGCCAGGCGCTCTACCTGTGCCTGGGCGCCGGCCTGCTGGGCGTGGCGCTGCTGCTCTCGCCCGGGCCGCTGCTGCGCTGGACCGAGGTGCCGCCGGCGCTGCAAGGCGAGGTCGAGCGCTACCTGGCGGTGCTGGCCCTGGCCCTGGCGCCAGCGCTGCTGTTTCGCGTCTATTGCACGCTCAACCAGGCGCTGGGCCACCCGCAACTCGTCACCTGGCTGCAGGTGGCGGGGCTGGCGGCCAAGGTGCCGCTGTCGATCTGGTTCACCTTCGGCGGCGCCGGCCTGCCGGCGCAAGGCGCCGTCGGCTGCGCCTGGGCGACGCTGGTGGTGAACACGCTGCTGCTGGCGCTGGCGCTGTACCTGCTGCGCACGCAAAACCTGTACCAGCCACTGGCGCTGTGGCAGCGCCTGGAGCGCCCAGACGTGGCGCAGCTCGCCGCCTTCTTGCGCCTGGGCCTGCCGGCGGGGCTGTCGATCATGGTGGAAGTGACGTCGTTCACGCTGATGGCGCTGTTCATCGCCCGCCAGGGCCTGCTGGCCACGGCCAGCCACCAGATTGCGGCCAACATCACCGCCGTGCTCTACATGGTGCCGCTGTCGCTGGGCATTGCCGCCAGCGCGCGCGTGAGCTACTGGCGCGGCGCCGGCGACGAGGCCCGCGCCGCCGCCGTCGCCTGGATGAGTTTTCGCCTTGCAGCGCTGATGGCGCTTGCGCTAGCAGCTCTTCTTTTCATAGCAAGAAAGCCCTTGGCCGGGCTCTACAGCAGCGACCCCGCCGTGGCCGCCCTGGCCGCCGCGCTGCTGCTGTGGGTGGCCGCCAGCCACCTGGGCGATGCGCTGCAAACCCTGTGCGCCTTCGTGCTGCGCAGCTACCGCGTGACGCTGGCGCCGCTGCTCATCTACTGCAGCCTGCTCTGGGGCGCCGGCCTGGCCGGGGGTTACAGCCTGGCCTACCACGGCTGGGGGCCTTGGGCCGGGCAGGCGCTGCCAACACCGTTCTGGGCTGCCAACGGCCTGGCCCTGGCGGTGACGGCAGCGCTGTTCACGGCCTTGCTGGCGCGCACGCTGCGCCGGCAGCACGCAGGCGCAGCGCCGGCAGCGTAA
- the phoR gene encoding phosphate regulon sensor histidine kinase PhoR, translating to MAWRFFFFLTLQLLAAVLGWWAWGPWGALVGVLLASWFAFGVETWRGLRVLTWLRANAEMAQAPVLQGLWGEACDRLRRLLRERDKQVDASTARLQAFLEALQASPNGLVLLDGAGHIEWFNQTAAEHFGLEIERDLMQSIGNLLREPAFSAYYAGGDFTHDLLLTGRASTPTHPVRLSVHLHPYGDGRCLLLSRDVTALEQAEAMRRDFVANVSHEIRTPLTVLMGFIETLQTLPLPEAERARYLRLMAQQAARMHSVVQDLLMLSRLEGSPLPGIHDWHPVASLLARCEEEAQALSQLLTPEGAPAQQLVFPERSALQAAGDIAGNAAELHSALSNLIGNAVRYTPPGGRIVVQWQAQPEGGARFAVRDSGPGIAPEHLPRLTERFYRVDRSRSRETGGTGLGLAIVKHALQRHGAQLEVASTVGQGSEFAVTLPALRLRAAGAACAPARP from the coding sequence ATGGCCTGGCGCTTTTTCTTTTTTCTGACCCTGCAGCTGCTCGCTGCCGTACTGGGCTGGTGGGCTTGGGGCCCATGGGGGGCGCTGGTGGGGGTGCTGCTGGCCTCCTGGTTTGCCTTTGGCGTCGAAACCTGGCGCGGCCTGCGCGTACTCACCTGGCTGCGCGCCAACGCCGAGATGGCGCAGGCGCCGGTGCTGCAGGGCCTGTGGGGCGAAGCCTGCGACCGCCTGCGCCGCCTGCTGCGCGAGCGCGACAAACAGGTGGACGCGAGTACAGCACGGTTGCAGGCGTTTTTGGAGGCGCTGCAGGCCTCGCCCAACGGCCTGGTGCTGCTCGATGGCGCGGGCCACATCGAATGGTTCAACCAGACGGCAGCCGAGCATTTCGGCCTGGAGATAGAGCGCGACCTGATGCAGTCGATTGGCAACTTGCTGCGCGAGCCCGCCTTCAGCGCCTATTACGCCGGTGGCGATTTCACGCACGACCTGCTGCTGACCGGGCGCGCCAGCACCCCGACGCACCCGGTGCGCCTGTCGGTGCACCTGCACCCGTATGGCGACGGCCGGTGCCTGCTGCTCTCGCGCGACGTCACGGCGCTGGAGCAGGCCGAGGCCATGCGGCGCGACTTCGTTGCCAACGTTTCGCATGAAATTCGCACGCCGCTGACGGTGCTGATGGGCTTTATCGAAACCCTGCAGACCCTGCCCCTGCCCGAGGCCGAGCGGGCGCGCTACCTGCGCCTGATGGCGCAGCAGGCGGCGCGGATGCACAGCGTGGTGCAAGACCTGCTGATGCTCTCGCGCCTCGAAGGCAGCCCGCTGCCTGGCATACATGACTGGCACCCTGTGGCGTCGCTGCTGGCGCGCTGCGAGGAGGAGGCGCAGGCGCTGTCGCAGCTGCTCACGCCCGAAGGCGCGCCGGCGCAGCAGCTGGTGTTTCCTGAGCGCAGTGCGCTGCAGGCGGCGGGCGACATTGCTGGCAACGCTGCCGAGCTGCACAGCGCGCTCTCCAACCTCATCGGCAACGCCGTGCGCTACACCCCGCCGGGCGGCAGGATCGTCGTGCAGTGGCAGGCGCAGCCCGAAGGCGGTGCGCGCTTTGCCGTGCGCGACAGCGGCCCCGGCATTGCGCCCGAGCACCTGCCGCGCCTGACCGAGCGGTTTTACCGCGTCGATCGCAGCCGCTCGCGCGAGACCGGCGGTACCGGCCTGGGCCTGGCCATCGTCAAGCACGCCCTGCAGCGCCATGGCGCGCAGCTGGAGGTGGCCAGCACCGTGGGCCAGGGCTCGGAATTTGCCGTTACGCTGCCGGCGCTGCGCCTGCGTGCTGCCGGCGCAGCGTGCGCGCCAGCAAGGCCGTGA
- the phoB gene encoding phosphate regulon transcriptional regulator PhoB has product MKKFPLVLIVEDEPAIAELIAVNLRHNGFTPIWAEDGEAAQRELNAVLPDVILLDWMLPGMSGLQLARKWRADPRSKSVPILMLTARGDEPDKVAGLDAGADDYITKPFSTQEMLARIRAVLRRRAPEQVADSVSIGALQLDAGTHRVSWQGAPLKVGPTEFKLLHYLMKHAERVHSRAQLLDKVWGDHVYIEERTVDVHIKRLREALGSASTMVETVRGAGYRLTAQVDSAKLIAADA; this is encoded by the coding sequence ATGAAAAAATTTCCCCTGGTGCTCATCGTCGAGGATGAGCCTGCCATTGCCGAACTGATTGCCGTCAACCTGCGCCACAACGGCTTCACCCCCATCTGGGCCGAAGACGGTGAGGCCGCGCAGCGCGAGCTCAACGCCGTGCTGCCCGACGTCATCCTGCTCGACTGGATGCTGCCGGGCATGAGCGGCCTGCAGCTGGCGCGCAAGTGGCGCGCCGACCCGCGCAGCAAGAGCGTGCCCATCCTCATGCTGACCGCACGCGGCGACGAGCCTGACAAGGTGGCGGGCCTGGACGCGGGCGCCGACGACTACATCACCAAGCCCTTTTCCACGCAGGAGATGCTCGCGCGCATCCGCGCCGTGCTGCGCCGGCGTGCGCCCGAGCAGGTGGCCGACAGCGTCAGCATCGGCGCGTTGCAGCTCGATGCCGGCACGCACCGCGTCAGCTGGCAGGGCGCGCCGCTCAAGGTCGGGCCGACCGAATTCAAGCTGCTGCACTACCTCATGAAGCACGCCGAGCGCGTGCACAGCCGCGCCCAGCTGCTCGACAAGGTCTGGGGCGATCATGTCTACATCGAGGAGCGCACGGTGGACGTGCACATCAAGCGCCTGCGCGAGGCCCTGGGCAGCGCCAGCACCATGGTGGAGACGGTGCGCGGCGCCGGCTATCGCCTTACGGCCCAGGTCGATTCAGCAAAATTGATAGCGGCTGACGCTTGA
- the phoU gene encoding phosphate signaling complex protein PhoU yields the protein MTDKHLSSQFDSELNQVSARVMELGGHVESQIRQAIAALSHFSLEAAEQVEAIEQRVNQMEVEIDHELTTIIARRQPTARDLRLLMAFSKATANLERMGDEATRMARMVRSIIESGAARSLPSSDLRVAADLASGLLRKALDAFARLDVRAAVAILKEDNLIDREFDGFVRKLITYMMEDPRTISASLDLLFLAKAIERIGDHSKNVAELIIYLVKGKDVRHQALDEIESVLQ from the coding sequence ATGACAGACAAACATCTATCTTCCCAATTCGACAGCGAACTCAACCAGGTCTCCGCCCGCGTCATGGAGCTGGGCGGGCATGTGGAATCGCAGATTCGCCAGGCGATCGCCGCGCTCTCGCACTTCAGCCTGGAGGCGGCCGAGCAGGTGGAGGCCATCGAGCAGCGCGTGAACCAGATGGAGGTGGAGATTGACCACGAGCTGACCACCATCATTGCCCGGCGCCAGCCGACGGCGCGCGACCTGCGCCTGCTGATGGCGTTCTCCAAGGCGACGGCCAACCTCGAACGCATGGGCGACGAAGCCACGCGCATGGCGCGCATGGTGCGCTCCATCATCGAAAGCGGCGCCGCGCGCTCGCTGCCCAGCTCCGATTTGCGCGTGGCGGCCGATTTGGCCTCGGGCCTGCTGCGCAAGGCGCTCGATGCCTTTGCGCGCCTGGATGTGCGTGCTGCGGTGGCTATCTTGAAAGAAGATAACCTTATCGATCGCGAATTTGACGGTTTCGTGCGCAAACTCATCACCTACATGATGGAAGACCCGCGCACCATCTCGGCCAGCCTGGACCTGCTGTTTTTGGCCAAGGCGATCGAGCGCATCGGTGACCACTCCAAGAACGTGGCCGAACTCATCATCTACCTCGTCAAGGGCAAGGACGTGCGCCACCAGGCGCTCGACGAGATCGAATCCGTATTGCAATGA
- the pstB gene encoding phosphate ABC transporter ATP-binding protein PstB, which produces MSPVPLPPEPPRAKLAVRDLNFYYGKFHALKGINLDIPANKVTAFIGPSGCGKSTLLRTFNRMFELYPEQRAQGQILLDGDDLLTSRQDVALIRAKVGMVFQKPTPFPMSIYDNIAFGVKLFENLNATDMDERVEWALRKAALWNEVKDKLQQSGSGLSGGQQQRLCIARGIAIKPEVLLLDEPCSALDPISTAKIEELIAELKDDYTVVIVTHNMQQAARCSDYTAYMYLGDLVEFGATQEMFFKPQRKETEDYITGRFG; this is translated from the coding sequence ATGTCCCCCGTTCCCCTGCCCCCCGAGCCGCCGCGTGCCAAGCTGGCCGTGCGCGACCTGAACTTTTACTACGGCAAGTTCCACGCCCTGAAGGGCATCAACCTCGATATTCCGGCCAACAAGGTCACGGCCTTCATTGGGCCTTCGGGTTGCGGCAAATCGACGCTGTTGCGCACTTTTAACCGCATGTTCGAGCTGTACCCCGAGCAGCGCGCCCAGGGCCAGATTTTGCTCGACGGCGACGATCTGCTCACCAGCCGCCAGGACGTGGCGCTGATCCGCGCCAAGGTGGGCATGGTGTTCCAAAAACCCACGCCGTTCCCGATGTCGATCTACGACAACATCGCCTTCGGCGTGAAGCTGTTCGAGAACCTCAACGCCACCGACATGGACGAGCGCGTCGAATGGGCGCTGCGCAAGGCGGCGCTGTGGAACGAGGTCAAAGACAAGCTGCAGCAAAGCGGATCGGGCCTGTCGGGCGGGCAGCAGCAGCGCCTGTGCATTGCGCGCGGCATTGCCATCAAACCTGAGGTGCTGCTGCTCGACGAGCCGTGCTCGGCGCTCGACCCCATCTCCACGGCCAAAATCGAGGAGCTGATTGCCGAACTCAAGGACGATTACACGGTCGTCATCGTCACGCACAACATGCAGCAGGCAGCGCGCTGCAGCGATTACACGGCCTATATGTACCTGGGCGATTTGGTGGAATTTGGCGCCACGCAGGAAATGTTCTTCAAGCCCCAGCGCAAGGAGACCGAGGACTACATCACAGGCCGATTTGGCTGA
- the pstA gene encoding phosphate ABC transporter permease PstA, with protein sequence MTTSEQLLGAAALAQSRQARFARRRRVNQIALTLSLAAMAFGVFWLVWILWETLRLGLSGLSLSLFTEMTPPPNEAGGLANALWGSFIMVALATFIGTPIGILAGVYLAEYGRNGPLAASTRFVNDILLSAPSIVLGLFVYTVVVARFKSFSGWAGVLALALIVIPVVIRTTENMLLLVPASLREAAYALGTPKWKVITLVTLRAARAGVITGVLLAVARIAGETAPLLFTALNNQFWNADLGKPMASLPVTIFKFAMSPYENWQQLAWAAVFLITAAVLGLNILARVLTRQK encoded by the coding sequence ATGACGACGTCTGAACAACTCCTGGGGGCTGCCGCCCTGGCGCAATCGCGCCAGGCGCGCTTTGCCCGCCGCCGGCGCGTGAACCAGATCGCGCTCACCCTGTCGCTCGCAGCCATGGCCTTTGGCGTGTTCTGGCTGGTGTGGATTTTGTGGGAAACGCTGCGCCTGGGCCTGTCGGGCCTGTCGCTGTCGCTTTTTACCGAGATGACGCCGCCGCCGAACGAGGCCGGCGGCCTGGCGAACGCGCTCTGGGGCTCGTTCATCATGGTGGCGCTGGCCACCTTCATTGGCACGCCGATTGGCATTCTGGCCGGTGTGTACCTGGCTGAATATGGCCGCAACGGCCCGCTGGCGGCCAGCACGCGCTTTGTCAACGACATCCTGCTGTCGGCGCCCTCCATCGTGCTGGGCCTGTTCGTCTACACCGTGGTGGTGGCGCGCTTCAAGAGCTTTTCCGGCTGGGCCGGGGTGCTGGCGCTGGCGCTGATCGTCATCCCGGTGGTCATCCGCACGACGGAGAACATGCTGCTCTTGGTGCCCGCCAGCCTGCGCGAGGCGGCCTACGCCCTGGGTACGCCCAAGTGGAAGGTCATCACCCTGGTGACGCTGCGCGCCGCCCGCGCTGGCGTGATTACGGGCGTGCTGCTGGCCGTGGCGCGCATTGCGGGCGAGACGGCGCCGCTCTTGTTTACGGCGCTCAACAACCAATTCTGGAACGCTGACCTGGGTAAACCCATGGCCAGCCTGCCGGTGACGATCTTCAAATTTGCCATGAGCCCCTACGAGAACTGGCAGCAGCTCGCCTGGGCGGCCGTGTTCCTCATCACCGCTGCGGTGCTGGGCCTCAATATCCTGGCGCGTGTGCTGACGCGCCAAAAATAA
- the pstC gene encoding phosphate ABC transporter permease subunit PstC gives MSTTLTSAAPPLVQSGGPPQRSSWLPARWADRLFAALARGAALLTLALLLGVLISLVIGAWPAIAQYGLGFLTSSAWDPVQGDFGGLVMIYGTLMTSAIALLIAVPVSFGIALFLTELSPAWLKRPLGTAIELLAAVPSIVYGMWGLMVFGPILATWVQQPLQSLFKGVPYLGALVSGPPVGIGILSAGIILAIMIIPFIASVMRDVFEVTPLLLKESAYGLGSTTWEVVWKVVLPYTKTGVLGGVMLGLGRALGETMAVTFVIGNMNQLNSLSVFEAANSITSALANEFAEAGEGLHQASLIYLGLVLFFITFVVLALSKLLLGRLQKGEGARA, from the coding sequence ATGTCCACCACTTTGACTTCTGCCGCGCCCCCCCTGGTGCAATCCGGTGGCCCGCCGCAGCGCAGCTCCTGGCTGCCTGCGCGCTGGGCCGATAGGCTGTTTGCCGCCCTGGCGCGGGGGGCGGCTTTGCTGACCCTGGCGCTGCTCTTGGGCGTGTTGATTTCGTTGGTGATCGGCGCCTGGCCCGCCATCGCGCAATACGGCCTGGGGTTTCTTACCAGCAGCGCCTGGGACCCCGTGCAGGGTGACTTTGGTGGCCTGGTGATGATCTACGGCACGCTGATGACCTCGGCCATTGCGCTGCTGATTGCCGTGCCGGTGAGTTTTGGTATTGCGCTGTTCCTGACCGAGCTCTCGCCCGCCTGGCTCAAGCGCCCGCTGGGCACGGCCATCGAGCTGCTGGCGGCGGTGCCCTCCATCGTCTATGGCATGTGGGGGCTGATGGTGTTCGGCCCCATTTTGGCCACCTGGGTGCAGCAGCCGCTGCAAAGCCTGTTCAAGGGCGTGCCCTACCTGGGCGCGCTGGTGTCGGGGCCGCCGGTGGGCATTGGCATTTTGTCGGCGGGCATCATCCTGGCGATCATGATCATTCCCTTCATCGCCTCGGTCATGCGCGACGTGTTTGAAGTGACGCCGCTGCTCCTCAAGGAGTCGGCCTACGGCCTGGGCTCCACCACCTGGGAGGTGGTGTGGAAAGTGGTGCTGCCGTACACCAAGACCGGCGTGCTCGGCGGCGTGATGCTGGGCCTGGGCCGCGCCCTGGGCGAAACCATGGCGGTGACCTTTGTGATTGGCAATATGAACCAGCTCAACTCGCTCTCGGTGTTCGAGGCTGCCAACAGCATCACCTCGGCCCTGGCCAATGAATTTGCCGAGGCCGGCGAGGGCCTGCACCAGGCTTCGCTGATCTACCTCGGGCTGGTGCTGTTCTTCATTACCTTTGTGGTGCTGGCGCTGTCCAAACTGCTGCTGGGCCGCCTGCAAAAAGGCGAGGGAGCGCGCGCATGA